In the genome of Pseudomonas fluorescens, the window GCCGGTAGTTGCCGAGGCGGTTCGCCGCATCAGCAATGAAGAATCGATCAGCGCGATGTTCCGCTAAGGGCCCTGCCCTTCTCGAAATGTCTCGTTGACGAAAAGCGCCCCGCCCCGGCATTCCTGTCGGGGCGGGGCTTTTTTGCCCATATCGCCTTTAGCGCTGGTCGCAAACGCTGGGGCGAATGTGGTTATTTTGGAGATACAACATGAACGATTTTACCCTGAATGCTGAAGTGCGTTCCGACCTGGGGAAAGGTGCGAGCCGCCGCCTGCGTCGTCTCGCAAGCCTGGTTCCAGCTGTAGTTTACGGTGGCGAAAAAGCCCCTGAATCCATCAGCATGCTGGCCAAAGAAGTTGCCAAACTGCTCGAAAACGAAGCGGCTTACAGCCACATCATCGAGCTGAACGTTGGTGGCACCAAGCAGAACGTCGTGATCAAAGCCCTGCAGCGTCACCCGGCCAAAGGCCACGTGATGCACGCTGACTTCGTACGCGTAGTAGCTGGCCAGAAACTGACCGCTATCGTTCCAGTGCACTTCATCAACGAAGAAGCACCGACCAAGAAAGGCGGCGAAATCTCGCACGTTGTTGCCGAGATCGAAGTTTCCTGCCTGCCGAAAGATCTGCCTGAGTTCATCGAAGTCGACCTGGCTAACGCTGAAATCGGTTCGATCATTCACCTGTCGGACCTCAAGGCGCCTAAAGGCGTTGAGTTCGTGGCCCTGGCACACGGCGATGACAAGGCTGTTGCCAACGTCCACGCTCCACGTGTTGCTCCAGAAGCTGCAGAAGGCGCTGCAGAGTAATTTTACTCTGTACGCCGGAGTGACCGGAAACATCGCGGACTAGAGCATAGCGAGAAAGCGGGCGAGAACGCGGAGTTTACATCATGGTAAATGAGCAATTTTCGTCCACTTTCGCCGCTTTCCCTGATTGCGGCGATGTTATCCACCACTCCAAGGAAGGGCCCCTATCGTGACTGCCATCAAACTGATCGTTGGCCTGGGAAATCCAGGCGCTGAATACGAACAGACCCGGCATAACGCAGGGGCCCTTTTTGTTGAGCGCATCGCGAACGCACAAGGCGTGAACCTTGTGGCGGACCGCAAATATTTCGGCCTGACCGGGCGCTATTCGCATCAGGGTCAGGATGTTCGTCTGCTGATTCCCACCACGTACATGAACCGCAGCGGCCAGGCCGTGGCGGCACTCGCCGGTTTCTTCCGCATCAAGCCTGAAGAAATCCTCGTGGCGCACGACGAACTCGACCTGCCACCCGGCGTTGCCAAGCTCAAGCAGGGCGGCGGCCATGGCGGTCACAACGGGTTGCGCGACATCATCGCGCAACTGGGCAATCAGAATACCTTTCATCGCTTGCGGCTTGGCATTGGCCACCCGGGCGTTGCCAGTATGGTTTCAAATTTCGTCCTGGGTCGTGCGCCACGCGCCGAACAGGAAAAACTCGATGCCAGCATCGACTTTGCCCTCGGCGTGCTGCCGGATATCCTCGCCGGGGAATGGAACCGCGCGATGAAAAACCTGCACAGCCAGAAGGCCTGACTCTTATCCGAGGGGAAACACCATGGGATTCAATTGCGGCATCGTCGGCCTGCCTAACGTCGGCAAGTCCACCCTGTTCAACGCCCTGACCAAATCCGGGATCGCGGCCGAGAACTTCCCCTTCTGCACCATCGAACCCAACAGCGGTATCGTGCCGATGCCGGATCCGCGCCTGGATGCCCTGGCAGCCATCGTCAATCCAAAGCGCATCCTGCCGACCACCATGGAGTTCGTCGACATCGCCGGCCTGGTTGCCGGTGCGTCGAAAGGTGAAGGACTGGGTAACAAGTTCCTGGCCAATATCCGTGAAACCGATGCCATCGCCCACGTGGTCCGCTGCTTCGAAGACGAGAACGTGATTCACGTCTCCAACAGCGTCGACCCGAAACGCGACATCGAAATCATCGAGCTGGAACTGATCTTCGCCGACCTCGACAGCTGCGAGAAGCAACTGCAGAAAGTCGCGCGCAACGCCAAGGGCGGTGACAAGGACGCAGTGGTCCAGAAAGGCCTGCTGGAGCAACTGATCGCCCACTTCACCGAAGGCAAGCCGGCGCGCAGCCTGATGAAGAACATGGGGGCCGACGAAAAAGCGGTGATCAAGGGCTTCCATTTGCTGACCACCAAACCGGTCATGTACATCGCCAACGTCGCTGAAGACGGTTTCGAGAACAACCCGCACCTGGACGTTGTACGCGCCATCGCCGAAGAAGAAGGCGCCGTGGTTGTACCGGTGTGCAACAAGATCGAAGCGGAAATCGCCGAGCTCGATGACGGCGAAGAGAAAGACATGTTCCTCGAAGCCCTGGGCCTCGAAGAGCCTGGCCTGAACCGCGTGATCCGCGCCGGCTACGAAATGCTGCACCTGCAGACCTACTTCACCGCCGGTGTCGAAGAAGTCCGCGCCTGGACCGTCCGCGTCGGTGCCACCGCACCTCAAGCCGCTGGCGTGATCCACACCGACTTCGAAAAAGGCTTCATCCGCGCCGAAGTGATCGCCTACAACGACTTCATCCAGTACAAGGGCGAAGCCGGTACCAAGGAAGCCGGTAAATGGCGCCTGGAAGGCAAGGACTACATCGTCAAAGACGGCGACGTGATGCATTTCCGCTTCAACGTGTAACGTTATACAGAGCTAAGCACCCGCCCAAGAAAAAGCCGCGTTTGATACGCGGCTTTTTTGTTCCCGAAACAATCATCCGCCACACCACCAATTCCCTGTAGGAGTGAGCCTGCTCGCGATAGCAGACTGTCAGTCGACTGAGTCGCCAACTGACACACCGTCATCGCGAGCAGGCTCACTCCTACATTGGGAAATGTGTTGGGTCAGGACTTCTTCGTACGCGGCAAGAAGATCGCCAACACCCCGAACAGCGGCAGGAACGAACACAGGTAGTACACGTATTCGATGCCGTGTATGTCCGCCAGATGGCCAAGCAATGCCGCGCCAATCCCGCCGAAACCGAACATCAAACCGAAGAACACCCCGGCGATCATCCCGACATTGCCCGGCACCAATTCCTGGGCGTACACCACGATGGCCGAGAACGCCGAGGCGAGGATGAAGCCGATGACCACGCTGAGGATGCTGGTCCAGAACAGGTCGACATGGGGCAGCAACAAGGTGAACGGTGCAACGCCAAGGATCGAGAACCAGATCACCGCCTTGCGCCCGATCTTGTCGCCGATCGGTCCGCCGAAGAATGTCCCCGCCGCGACCGCGCCGAGAAACAGGAACAGGTGCAACTGCGAACTGGCCACCGACAGGTCGAACTTCTCGATCAGGTAGAAGGTGAAGTAGCTGGTGAGGCTCGACATGTAGAAATACTTGGAGAACACCAGCAACCCGAGTACCACCAGCGCGCTGGTCACTCGGCCCTTGGACAGGCCGTGAGTCGCCGCCTGGCCTTGCTTGAGCTTGAACAGGCTCAAGTGGTTGGCGTACCAGCGGCTGATCCGGTAGAGCACGAACAGTGCAAACACCGCGAACAGGCCGAACCAGGCCACGTGCCCTTGACCGTAGGGAATGATGATCGCCGCCGCCAGCAACGGGCCGAACGCCGAGCCTGCGTTACCGCCGACCTGGAAGGTCGATTGCGCCAGCCCGAAGCGCCCGCCCGAAGCCAGGCGCGCCACGCGGGACGCTTCCGGGTGGAAGGTCGATGAACCGATGCCGATCAGCCCCGCCGCCAACAGGATTAGCGGGAAACTGGCGACCACCGACATCATCAGAATGCCGACCAGGGTGCAGACCGTCCCCGCCGGCAACAACCACGGCTTGGGATGGCGGTCGGTGTAATAACCGACCCACGGCTGCAGCAGCGAGGCCGTCAACTGGAATGTCAGGGTGATCAGGCCGACCTGGGTGAAGGTCAGGCCATAGTTGGCCTTGAGCATCGGATAGATCGACGGCAGCACCGACTGGATCAGGTCGTTGATCAAGTGTGCCAGCGCTACGGCGCCGATGATGCGCATCACCAGGGGACTGCTTTGGGGCGTAGCGGACGCCGGCACTGAGCCGGTCTGGGTGTTGCTGATAGCCATGGGAGTTTCCAGACAACAGGAGGTACAAACGTGCAGGTGCGTCAATGTGCCATTTTTCAGTGCAGCAACGCCATCCCCTTAGCCTGCTAACGACTTCGTTTTTTCATCGCCACAACCTTGATGGCGCAAAGCCATGGTCTGAATCTTGCCTTCCTTGTCGGCTTGAACGCGGCTTCCTTACAAAGGAGACCGACAATGGGAAGTTTCGCTACAGAGTCGGCCTACAGAGCGGACAAGGGTGAACTTTCGAGGCCTTTTTAGAGGGCACGAGTCGGAGGTGCGACAACCTCCGACGCACGCCAATAGTGCGTGGTGTCCAGAGGAGTCATGGGGCATGCAGGCTTTTTTATCACCGGGGATCGGGCTGCTGGGGCGTTTTGGCTTCGCACGTAAATTCCAGCTGTTGTTTCTGCTGTTTATCCTGCCGCTGGCCGGCAGCCTGTGGATGATCGGCCAGGACTATCGCGACAAACTCAACCTGATCTCCGGCGAACGCGCCGGGGTGCGGCAACTGCTTGCGCTCGATGCGCTGGATGACCTGCTCGCCGCCCAGCGTGATCGCGCCGCCCGGTGGCGCGCCACCGAAACCAATCGCCAGCCAACGCCGGCCACCCTCGCCGCGATGGCCGCCTTCGATGCGGTTCAGCCCGCCGTCAGCCAGGCCGCTGCCGAGTTGGGCAATGCCCTGCAAAAAGAAAGTGCCGTGGGTGAAACCCTGTCGCGTTACCAGACCCTGCAAACCGCCCTCGATGGCCTCGATTCAAAAAGCCTGAGCAATGTCGGCTGGTGGCCGGATGGCTATGATCGCTTCACCAACGCCTTGAGCGCCCTGCAAGCCTTGCGCGAGCAAATCGCCATGGACAATCGCCTGACGCTGGCACCGTGGCTGGAAACCTACTTGCTGACGCAGATCTCCACCCAGCATGCACCGGACCTGATCGAACGGGTCGGTCGTCTGGCGGCGGTGGGTCAGGCCTCGGTGGTGTCCGGGCAGTTCACCCTGCAAAGCCGCCTGCAACTGCGCGACCTGCGCAGCCGCATCGGCGATGCTCGAGAGCAGTTGGTGAAAACCGCAGGCCTGCTCGAAGCGCGCTTGCCCAGCGCCCTGCAAACCTGGGCCGGGCAATACCACGACAGCCTCAAGCGCCTCGATGCGGGTCTGAAGGTGCTGGATGACGGCGTGTTCGGCGGCAGCATCAACCTCAAGCCGGAGGATTTCGAACGCAGTCTCGATGCCCTGCTCTCCAACCTCGCCTCGTTGCGTCAGCAGTCGCTGGTGTCGCTGGATCAACGCCTGGATTACTACCACGGCTCGGCGATCCGCCAGTTCATTGTGGTGGCCGCCGTGTTGGGCTGCCTGCTGTTGGCGGCACTGTATCTGTTCATCTGTTTGCAGGCCTCGATCCGCCGCAGTGCCAGCGGCATCACGGTGCTGGCCGAGGCCTTGCGCGATGGCAATCTGAGCCTGCAAGTACCGGTTCAGGGCCGGGACGAACTGGCGGTCATCAGCACCGCGCTGAACGTCGCCGTGGTGCAACTGCGCACCAGCCTGCAAGGGGTGAATCACGAAACCCTGCAACTGAGCAACGCGGTGCAAACCCTCAACCATCACTCCAGCGACGCCCTGGGCGAAGTCGAAGCCCAGCAGTTGCAGATCAGCCAGATTGCCGCAGCAGCGACGCAACTGGCCGCCACCTCACAAGGGGTGGCCCACAGTTGCGAACAGGCGTCCGGCAGCGCCCAGCACACCCGGCGCATTGCCGCCGACAGCAGCCGTGACAGCCAGCGCACCACCGCGAGCATCCAGCAACTCAATCAACGCCTG includes:
- a CDS encoding 50S ribosomal protein L25/general stress protein Ctc, producing the protein MNDFTLNAEVRSDLGKGASRRLRRLASLVPAVVYGGEKAPESISMLAKEVAKLLENEAAYSHIIELNVGGTKQNVVIKALQRHPAKGHVMHADFVRVVAGQKLTAIVPVHFINEEAPTKKGGEISHVVAEIEVSCLPKDLPEFIEVDLANAEIGSIIHLSDLKAPKGVEFVALAHGDDKAVANVHAPRVAPEAAEGAAE
- the pth gene encoding aminoacyl-tRNA hydrolase, whose protein sequence is MTAIKLIVGLGNPGAEYEQTRHNAGALFVERIANAQGVNLVADRKYFGLTGRYSHQGQDVRLLIPTTYMNRSGQAVAALAGFFRIKPEEILVAHDELDLPPGVAKLKQGGGHGGHNGLRDIIAQLGNQNTFHRLRLGIGHPGVASMVSNFVLGRAPRAEQEKLDASIDFALGVLPDILAGEWNRAMKNLHSQKA
- the ychF gene encoding redox-regulated ATPase YchF; the protein is MGFNCGIVGLPNVGKSTLFNALTKSGIAAENFPFCTIEPNSGIVPMPDPRLDALAAIVNPKRILPTTMEFVDIAGLVAGASKGEGLGNKFLANIRETDAIAHVVRCFEDENVIHVSNSVDPKRDIEIIELELIFADLDSCEKQLQKVARNAKGGDKDAVVQKGLLEQLIAHFTEGKPARSLMKNMGADEKAVIKGFHLLTTKPVMYIANVAEDGFENNPHLDVVRAIAEEEGAVVVPVCNKIEAEIAELDDGEEKDMFLEALGLEEPGLNRVIRAGYEMLHLQTYFTAGVEEVRAWTVRVGATAPQAAGVIHTDFEKGFIRAEVIAYNDFIQYKGEAGTKEAGKWRLEGKDYIVKDGDVMHFRFNV
- a CDS encoding MFS transporter, producing the protein MAISNTQTGSVPASATPQSSPLVMRIIGAVALAHLINDLIQSVLPSIYPMLKANYGLTFTQVGLITLTFQLTASLLQPWVGYYTDRHPKPWLLPAGTVCTLVGILMMSVVASFPLILLAAGLIGIGSSTFHPEASRVARLASGGRFGLAQSTFQVGGNAGSAFGPLLAAAIIIPYGQGHVAWFGLFAVFALFVLYRISRWYANHLSLFKLKQGQAATHGLSKGRVTSALVVLGLLVFSKYFYMSSLTSYFTFYLIEKFDLSVASSQLHLFLFLGAVAAGTFFGGPIGDKIGRKAVIWFSILGVAPFTLLLPHVDLFWTSILSVVIGFILASAFSAIVVYAQELVPGNVGMIAGVFFGLMFGFGGIGAALLGHLADIHGIEYVYYLCSFLPLFGVLAIFLPRTKKS
- a CDS encoding methyl-accepting chemotaxis protein, translating into MQAFLSPGIGLLGRFGFARKFQLLFLLFILPLAGSLWMIGQDYRDKLNLISGERAGVRQLLALDALDDLLAAQRDRAARWRATETNRQPTPATLAAMAAFDAVQPAVSQAAAELGNALQKESAVGETLSRYQTLQTALDGLDSKSLSNVGWWPDGYDRFTNALSALQALREQIAMDNRLTLAPWLETYLLTQISTQHAPDLIERVGRLAAVGQASVVSGQFTLQSRLQLRDLRSRIGDAREQLVKTAGLLEARLPSALQTWAGQYHDSLKRLDAGLKVLDDGVFGGSINLKPEDFERSLDALLSNLASLRQQSLVSLDQRLDYYHGSAIRQFIVVAAVLGCLLLAALYLFICLQASIRRSASGITVLAEALRDGNLSLQVPVQGRDELAVISTALNVAVVQLRTSLQGVNHETLQLSNAVQTLNHHSSDALGEVEAQQLQISQIAAAATQLAATSQGVAHSCEQASGSAQHTRRIAADSSRDSQRTTASIQQLNQRLNETAAALGRVSEQGQQIQLVVDTIRGVAEQTNLLALNAAIEAARAGEQGRGFAVVADEVRSLSQRTQSSTAQIAGTVDSLRNTVNEAVSLMQAACSQAESDAQAVTGLGERLGEIASAVQSVTDTLAQIATAVEEQASTADEVSGNIQQVDQAAVRLLEGARAVNQAADTLSHGSKALSANTGRFRLS